The following proteins are co-located in the Bosea sp. AS-1 genome:
- a CDS encoding YaiI/YqxD family protein, which translates to MTSANGPIAIYVDADACPVKDEVYRVAGRNGLHVFVVSNSFLNVPREPWIERVTVPGNFDAADDWIAERVSRGAIVVTADIPLADRCIKAGAEVIGPTGKPFTEASIGMALATRDMMEDLRAMGVASGGPKPFSQKDRSAFLQALDLAIQRLKRAGFSS; encoded by the coding sequence ATGACCAGCGCCAACGGACCGATCGCGATCTATGTCGATGCCGACGCCTGCCCGGTGAAGGACGAGGTCTATCGCGTCGCAGGCCGCAACGGGCTGCATGTCTTCGTCGTCTCCAACAGCTTCCTCAATGTGCCGCGCGAGCCCTGGATCGAGCGCGTCACCGTTCCCGGCAATTTCGATGCTGCCGACGACTGGATCGCCGAGCGCGTCTCGCGCGGCGCGATCGTCGTCACGGCCGACATTCCGCTGGCCGATCGCTGCATCAAGGCCGGGGCCGAGGTCATCGGTCCGACGGGCAAGCCCTTCACCGAGGCCTCGATCGGGATGGCACTGGCGACGCGCGACATGATGGAGGATCTGCGCGCCATGGGCGTGGCCAGCGGCGGCCCGAAGCCGTTCTCGCAGAAGGACCGTTCCGCCTTCCTGCAAGCGCTCGATCTTGCGATCCAGCGGCTGAAACGGGCCGGCTTCAGCAGCTAA
- a CDS encoding tripartite tricarboxylate transporter substrate binding protein, producing MSLTRRSTLGLMAGAVFAPSIVRAETFPSKVLTLVVPYPAGGPTDAIARFVAQDLAVAFGHNVVVDNRAGASGAVGTRAVAHAQADGYTFVFGNNQTHGNNMFLLKDPGYDAVTDFAPLAGVGAFEHAFVVRNDLPAKTIPELIALAKADPGKLNYGSTGVGSGSHLAMELFMQRTGIKMTHVPFRGAAPLVQEIVAGRIDIANSTLPSVLEQINGGALRALAIASPERNPQAKNIPTLREQGVSNADADSWAAFFAPAKTPQPVLDVLSKAIIASLNKPATRDAIIKLGFTLKVRDPEAFRPYHLQEIATWKQIIADAGVKAE from the coding sequence ATGTCGTTGACCCGCCGTTCCACGCTCGGCCTGATGGCCGGCGCCGTCTTCGCTCCGTCCATCGTCCGGGCCGAAACCTTCCCGAGCAAGGTTCTCACCCTGGTCGTGCCCTATCCGGCGGGCGGCCCGACCGATGCTATCGCGCGTTTCGTTGCGCAGGATCTCGCCGTCGCCTTCGGTCATAATGTGGTGGTGGACAACCGGGCAGGCGCCTCGGGCGCCGTTGGCACTCGCGCCGTCGCCCATGCGCAGGCCGACGGCTACACCTTCGTCTTCGGCAACAACCAGACGCATGGCAACAACATGTTCCTGCTGAAGGATCCGGGCTACGACGCGGTGACGGATTTCGCGCCGCTCGCCGGCGTCGGAGCCTTCGAACATGCTTTCGTCGTCCGCAACGACCTGCCGGCCAAGACGATTCCCGAGTTGATCGCGCTGGCCAAGGCCGATCCGGGCAAGCTCAATTACGGCTCGACCGGCGTCGGCTCCGGCTCGCATCTGGCGATGGAGCTGTTCATGCAGCGCACCGGCATCAAGATGACGCATGTGCCCTTCCGCGGCGCCGCGCCACTGGTGCAGGAGATCGTCGCCGGGCGCATCGACATCGCCAATTCGACGCTGCCGAGCGTGCTGGAGCAGATCAATGGCGGTGCGCTGCGCGCGCTCGCCATCGCCAGCCCCGAGCGCAACCCGCAGGCGAAGAACATCCCGACCTTGCGCGAGCAGGGCGTGAGCAATGCGGACGCTGATTCCTGGGCGGCCTTCTTCGCCCCGGCGAAGACGCCCCAGCCGGTGCTCGACGTGCTCTCCAAGGCGATCATCGCCTCGCTCAACAAGCCGGCGACGCGCGATGCCATCATCAAGCTCGGCTTCACGCTCAAGGTGCGCGATCCCGAGGCCTTCCGCCCCTATCATCTCCAGGAGATCGCGACCTGGAAGCAGATCATCGCCGATGCCGGCGTGAAGGCGGAATAA
- a CDS encoding SAF domain-containing protein: MNLMPKLAARREAGKPVRAALIGAGKFGSMFLSQVPHIEGLEVAVIADLDPERARAACRNVGWDEARIARTRFIDDGAAAARADGVEVVLETTGHPAAGVRHALAAIEAGRHVVMVNVEADVLVGPVLARKAQAAGVVYSMAYGDQPALVSEMVDWARAAGFIVAAAGKGTKYLPAYHTVTPDDVWMHYGLTPEAAKAAGMNPQMFNSFLDGTKSAIEMAAIANACELDVPEAGLAFPPCGVDDLAHVLRPQAVGGQLERDGMVEVVSSLERDGRPVFRDLRWGVYVVLKAPNDYAAACFKQYGLPTDATGRYAAMYKPFHLIGLELSISVLNAALRAEPTGVTRGWRGDAVAVAKRSLKAGEMLDGEGGYTVYGRLMPAAASKACRALPIGLAHGVRLTHDVAAGQPVTEADVTLDESQPVVSLRRELLATAW, from the coding sequence ATGAATCTGATGCCCAAGCTCGCCGCCCGCCGCGAGGCGGGGAAGCCCGTGCGCGCGGCGTTGATCGGCGCCGGCAAGTTCGGCTCGATGTTCCTGTCGCAGGTGCCGCATATCGAGGGGCTCGAGGTCGCGGTGATCGCCGATCTCGATCCCGAGCGCGCTCGGGCGGCCTGCCGCAACGTCGGCTGGGACGAGGCGCGCATCGCACGGACACGCTTCATCGATGACGGTGCCGCCGCGGCGCGCGCAGATGGAGTCGAGGTCGTGCTGGAGACGACAGGCCATCCCGCGGCCGGCGTGCGGCACGCGCTCGCTGCGATCGAGGCCGGGCGACATGTCGTCATGGTCAATGTCGAGGCCGACGTGCTGGTCGGGCCGGTGCTGGCCCGCAAGGCGCAAGCCGCCGGCGTCGTCTATTCGATGGCCTATGGCGACCAGCCGGCTCTGGTCAGCGAGATGGTCGATTGGGCGCGCGCGGCGGGCTTCATCGTTGCCGCCGCCGGCAAGGGCACCAAGTATCTGCCGGCCTATCACACCGTTACGCCCGACGATGTCTGGATGCATTACGGCCTGACGCCCGAGGCGGCGAAGGCGGCCGGCATGAACCCGCAGATGTTCAACTCCTTCCTGGACGGCACGAAGTCGGCGATCGAGATGGCGGCGATCGCCAATGCCTGTGAGCTCGACGTGCCGGAGGCTGGGCTCGCCTTTCCGCCCTGCGGCGTCGACGACCTGGCCCATGTGCTGCGCCCGCAGGCAGTCGGTGGGCAGCTGGAGCGGGACGGCATGGTCGAAGTCGTGTCCTCGCTGGAGCGCGACGGCCGGCCGGTCTTCCGCGACCTGCGTTGGGGCGTCTATGTCGTGCTCAAGGCGCCGAACGATTATGCCGCCGCCTGCTTCAAGCAGTACGGCCTGCCGACCGATGCGACCGGCCGCTATGCCGCGATGTACAAGCCCTTCCACCTGATCGGGCTCGAACTCTCGATCTCCGTGCTGAACGCGGCCCTGCGAGCCGAGCCGACCGGGGTGACGCGCGGTTGGCGAGGCGATGCCGTCGCCGTCGCCAAGCGGTCGCTCAAGGCCGGCGAGATGCTGGACGGCGAGGGTGGATATACCGTCTATGGCCGGTTGATGCCGGCTGCGGCGAGCAAGGCCTGCCGCGCCCTGCCGATCGGGCTGGCCCATGGCGTCAGGCTGACGCACGACGTCGCGGCCGGGCAGCCGGTGACCGAAGCCGATGTCACGCTCGACGAAAGCCAGCCGGTGGTTTCACTTCGTCGTGAGTTGCTCGCAACGGCTTGGTGA